In the genome of Deinococcus sp. QL22, one region contains:
- a CDS encoding response regulator encodes MTPDRPLQVWLVDDSPTDRLLAEEAFAQVGADCTLSTLASGPDTLTALHTPGVALPSVLLLDLNMPGMNGLEVLSVLKAHHTFRYIPVIMLTTSQNEQDIQQAYQQRASAYVIKPVRFEDFLQQVEGFVAFWSRAQLVTRR; translated from the coding sequence ATGACGCCCGACCGTCCACTCCAGGTCTGGCTGGTCGATGACAGCCCGACCGATCGTCTCTTGGCCGAGGAAGCCTTCGCCCAGGTCGGTGCCGACTGTACCCTCAGCACCCTGGCCAGTGGACCGGACACTCTGACGGCGCTCCACACCCCGGGCGTCGCGTTACCGAGCGTACTCTTGCTGGATCTCAATATGCCGGGCATGAACGGTCTGGAGGTCTTGAGCGTGCTCAAAGCGCACCACACCTTCCGGTACATTCCAGTGATCATGTTGACGACGTCCCAGAATGAGCAGGACATCCAACAGGCCTACCAACAGCGGGCGAGTGCGTACGTGATCAAGCCCGTGCGGTTTGAGGACTTTTTGCAGCAGGTCGAGGGTTTTGTGGCGTTCTGGAGCAGAGCTCAACTCGTGACTCGGCGCTGA
- a CDS encoding HU family DNA-binding protein produces MTKKPTKRTTPVAVPEPTPEVSVDSGKLTKAQLIEQVGAQASLTKAQTTSVVNAMLEAVVAALTQGQAVSLPELGTFSVTATAARTGRNPGTGEPIDIPAGRKVTFKVAKTLKSTL; encoded by the coding sequence ATGACGAAGAAGCCAACGAAGCGGACAACCCCAGTGGCGGTGCCAGAGCCGACGCCCGAGGTGAGTGTGGACAGCGGGAAGCTGACTAAGGCGCAGTTGATCGAGCAGGTCGGGGCACAAGCGAGCCTGACCAAAGCACAGACGACGAGCGTCGTGAATGCCATGCTGGAAGCGGTTGTCGCCGCGTTAACGCAAGGGCAGGCCGTGAGTCTCCCAGAGTTGGGCACGTTCAGCGTGACGGCGACGGCGGCTCGGACGGGACGCAATCCTGGCACCGGTGAGCCGATTGACATTCCGGCGGGGAGGAAGGTGACCTTCAAGGTCGCCAAGACGTTGAAAAGCACGTTGTAA
- a CDS encoding IS630 family transposase produces the protein MTARGQHLPRDGAENAEKNSLRPHLKQQWCIPPEQNAAFVCAMEDVLDVYERPVNARFPVICFDEKPCQLIRDVRQPVQAQPGRLQRQDSEYERCGTANVFGWVEPLTGRRDAWVTARRTSIDYAHALKRVSEAYPDAVQIVLVQDNLSTHSKAALYHAFPAPEARRLAARFDFHFTPRHGSWLNMQELEFSALARQALQERVGDQAALESTVTHWIGRRCAAAIPIRWQFTTPDARIKLCRLYPKMIG, from the coding sequence ATTACAGCTCGTGGACAGCATCTCCCGCGAGACGGTGCGGAAAACGCTGAAAAAAATTCGCTCAGGCCGCACCTGAAACAGCAGTGGTGCATTCCACCCGAGCAGAACGCGGCCTTCGTCTGCGCCATGGAGGACGTGCTGGACGTCTACGAGCGTCCAGTGAACGCTCGCTTCCCGGTGATCTGTTTCGACGAGAAGCCCTGCCAGTTGATCCGGGACGTGCGGCAACCTGTCCAGGCGCAGCCTGGACGGCTCCAGCGCCAGGACAGCGAGTACGAGCGCTGTGGCACGGCCAACGTCTTTGGCTGGGTCGAGCCGCTGACTGGCCGCCGCGACGCCTGGGTGACCGCGCGGCGCACGAGCATCGACTACGCCCACGCTCTGAAGCGCGTGTCAGAGGCCTACCCCGATGCCGTGCAGATTGTCTTGGTGCAGGACAATCTCTCCACGCATTCCAAGGCGGCGCTGTATCACGCCTTTCCCGCCCCCGAAGCGCGGCGGCTCGCCGCGCGGTTTGACTTTCATTTCACGCCTCGGCACGGCTCCTGGCTGAACATGCAGGAACTGGAATTCTCGGCGCTCGCTCGCCAAGCGCTTCAGGAACGGGTCGGCGATCAGGCCGCTTTGGAGAGCACCGTGACTCACTGGATCGGCCGCCGCTGTGCGGCGGCCATCCCCATCCGCTGGCAATTCACGACCCCAGACGCGCGTATCAAACTTTGCCGCCTGTACCCTAAAATGATCGGCTGA
- a CDS encoding M23 family metallopeptidase, with amino-acid sequence MRNLTVISTILSLSTILAACSNETAQSQNLTPPAVQQPADVSIIPFYIFTDAAQLRLVSGSAFTEEDKAQVPDGRLYVHDKQKDTYRPVTTTTQFGEHFYADGGALSSDNRTAYTVINANGDWILYSIELQSGQVIPLLNRSTAKQNGLTEVEGETLIVSPNGETLAFRGYTIHNDERSDETSHTNAIYTIDLKSGISAQNINRLTKINVQSSGNLPYPNFDETSRLIESPHQTTQVSAEVRGALQAQDLGIVGRLPYQGIAALTDTFHGTGMASGYSWGIGLDFGPRPRDVAKAARAISSGVVKNVYQSGCGVYLKVDHTTTTADTYYCHLETGSPASYGITDGKPVSEGQAMGLIGSTGAAAKHLHIALIQGDVYGFRGRDPTRAGCNIYSNNWVLLREYEFVANPC; translated from the coding sequence ATGCGCAATCTCACTGTTATATCGACCATTCTGTCACTCTCGACTATCTTGGCCGCATGCAGCAACGAAACTGCACAGTCCCAAAATTTAACTCCCCCTGCAGTACAGCAACCCGCAGATGTATCTATCATCCCCTTCTACATCTTTACAGACGCTGCGCAGTTGCGTCTCGTTTCTGGGAGCGCTTTCACCGAGGAGGATAAGGCGCAGGTTCCTGACGGACGTTTGTATGTCCATGATAAACAGAAAGATACATATCGTCCGGTCACGACTACAACACAATTTGGAGAACATTTTTACGCGGATGGAGGTGCACTCTCTTCCGACAACCGCACTGCATACACTGTCATCAACGCAAACGGCGACTGGATCCTTTATTCCATTGAACTACAGAGTGGACAGGTCATTCCACTCCTTAATCGCAGCACGGCAAAGCAAAATGGCCTGACCGAAGTAGAAGGCGAAACACTGATCGTTTCACCAAATGGCGAGACGCTCGCATTCCGAGGTTATACGATTCATAATGACGAACGATCCGATGAAACCTCGCACACCAATGCAATTTATACTATCGATCTCAAGAGTGGTATCAGCGCGCAGAATATTAATAGGCTCACAAAAATTAATGTTCAAAGCTCGGGAAACCTACCCTATCCGAACTTCGACGAAACTAGCCGTTTAATAGAGTCTCCTCACCAGACGACTCAAGTCTCTGCGGAAGTACGAGGCGCACTTCAGGCCCAAGATTTGGGAATTGTAGGCCGACTCCCCTATCAGGGTATTGCAGCCTTGACAGATACGTTTCACGGTACTGGAATGGCGAGTGGGTATTCGTGGGGCATAGGACTTGACTTTGGTCCGCGCCCACGAGACGTGGCGAAGGCAGCCCGTGCTATTTCAAGTGGCGTCGTCAAGAATGTTTACCAGAGTGGCTGCGGCGTATACTTGAAGGTTGACCACACGACAACAACTGCTGACACCTACTATTGTCATCTCGAAACAGGTAGTCCTGCCAGCTATGGCATTACCGATGGCAAGCCTGTCTCAGAAGGCCAAGCAATGGGTTTGATTGGGTCTACAGGAGCAGCTGCTAAGCATCTGCACATCGCGCTAATTCAGGGTGATGTCTACGGCTTCCGCGGTCGTGATCCTACCCGCGCCGGATGCAACATCTATAGCAACAACTGGGTTCTGCTTCGAGAATACGAGTTTGTTGCCAATCCGTGTTGA
- a CDS encoding AAA family ATPase encodes MTLPDSPVTHTGRVLRHWHTPTSTGAELLLSTLTHLLVYGPVPPVTRGATLKVTGTLNRNGSLDLQHAERLIPAREIAFTFYTRAPGLGGPAAAAAVSAFGDDTHDTIRTYPSALKTTKGVSPSAARALSKFARNKHRLYVAMMQLAVQGLPPEHAWPLLYRHGAAAPTFLAAHPYHAVLLGTPLPVLDDAAKRAGLSLFDPRRNAALVGVTLYRAATQHGHTCLSRRDLAGVLRDEHALDEAEIETACQEAIDSKMAIPVGNALYHPTWYQVERRLARDVARLLATDVAPLPAHVPAHLTPEQAHAVQHALRSGLMVLTGGPGTGKTTTLKAIIESFEQAGLTPILCAPTGKAAFRMTQSTGRPATTLHRLLKSDGKTFHRKGLLGQVFILDEVSMCSSELLGAFLHCLETGTRVILVGDEDQLPPIDPGFPLAALIQTVPTARLTQTQRQAAGSPILKLAQQLISGEAPNRTGVPFHAAQGADDVAQLAGVGPRPMVLTAGKAGPLGVIALNAALQAALNPGEGGVKTPGGLLRAGDPLLITKNNHASGLMNGMTGQVEQIIPANAKKKQPLEVHCLVEGEPRLFSLLDLPFLTPAYAITIHRAQGSEWPHVIVVLSEDHELLLTRQLAYTAVTRAKESLIACGSRQAWGWAAETPTPPKHSRLLDLLRA; translated from the coding sequence ATGACCCTGCCCGACTCGCCCGTCACCCACACGGGCCGCGTCTTGCGCCACTGGCACACCCCCACGTCCACCGGCGCAGAACTTCTGCTCAGCACCCTCACCCACCTCCTGGTTTACGGCCCTGTGCCGCCCGTCACGCGAGGCGCCACCCTCAAGGTCACCGGCACCTTGAACCGAAACGGCAGCCTCGATCTCCAGCACGCCGAACGCTTGATCCCCGCCCGGGAGATCGCATTCACCTTCTATACCCGTGCCCCCGGATTGGGTGGCCCGGCTGCAGCGGCCGCCGTCTCCGCCTTCGGTGACGACACGCATGACACCATCCGCACGTACCCCAGTGCCCTGAAAACCACCAAAGGCGTCTCACCCAGTGCCGCCCGTGCCCTGAGCAAGTTCGCCCGCAACAAGCACCGTCTGTACGTCGCCATGATGCAACTTGCCGTACAGGGCCTGCCCCCAGAACACGCCTGGCCCCTGCTCTACCGACATGGGGCGGCCGCACCAACCTTTCTCGCCGCCCACCCCTACCACGCCGTCCTGCTCGGCACCCCCTTACCTGTCTTGGATGACGCGGCCAAACGTGCCGGTCTGAGTCTCTTTGATCCCCGCAGAAATGCCGCCCTTGTCGGGGTGACGCTGTACCGCGCAGCCACCCAGCACGGGCACACCTGCCTGAGTCGCCGTGACCTCGCCGGAGTGCTCCGCGACGAACACGCCCTGGACGAAGCGGAGATCGAGACCGCCTGTCAGGAGGCCATCGACTCCAAGATGGCCATTCCAGTCGGAAATGCTCTGTATCACCCCACCTGGTACCAAGTCGAACGCCGCCTCGCCCGCGACGTCGCTCGACTGCTGGCGACTGACGTTGCGCCCCTGCCCGCCCACGTTCCCGCACACCTCACGCCGGAACAAGCGCACGCTGTCCAACACGCTTTACGTTCCGGCCTGATGGTGCTTACCGGCGGCCCCGGAACAGGGAAGACCACGACGCTCAAAGCCATCATTGAGTCCTTTGAGCAGGCTGGGCTCACCCCCATCCTCTGCGCGCCCACCGGGAAAGCGGCCTTTCGCATGACCCAAAGCACGGGCCGCCCTGCCACCACCCTGCACCGCTTACTGAAGTCAGACGGCAAGACCTTCCACCGCAAAGGTTTACTCGGGCAAGTGTTCATCCTCGACGAAGTCAGTATGTGCAGCAGCGAACTCCTGGGCGCTTTCCTGCACTGCCTCGAAACGGGCACCCGCGTCATCTTGGTCGGCGACGAAGACCAGTTGCCTCCGATTGATCCTGGTTTTCCCCTCGCGGCCCTGATTCAAACCGTGCCGACGGCTCGGCTCACGCAGACCCAACGCCAAGCCGCAGGCAGTCCCATCCTCAAACTCGCCCAACAGCTCATCAGTGGAGAAGCCCCGAACCGGACGGGTGTGCCGTTCCATGCCGCTCAGGGCGCAGACGACGTTGCACAACTCGCAGGCGTCGGCCCCCGGCCCATGGTCTTGACTGCCGGCAAGGCCGGGCCGCTCGGCGTCATCGCGTTAAATGCCGCCCTGCAAGCCGCCCTAAATCCCGGTGAAGGCGGCGTCAAGACCCCCGGTGGCCTCCTCCGTGCCGGTGATCCCCTCCTAATCACGAAGAACAACCACGCCAGCGGCCTGATGAATGGCATGACCGGACAAGTCGAGCAGATCATTCCAGCCAACGCGAAGAAGAAACAGCCCCTCGAAGTGCACTGCTTGGTCGAAGGCGAACCCCGCCTGTTCAGCCTGCTGGATCTGCCCTTCCTCACCCCCGCGTATGCCATCACCATCCACCGTGCCCAAGGCAGTGAATGGCCGCACGTCATCGTCGTCCTCAGCGAAGACCACGAACTCCTCCTCACCCGCCAACTCGCGTACACCGCCGTCACCCGCGCGAAAGAAAGCCTGATCGCGTGTGGTTCCCGGCAAGCCTGGGGGTGGGCCGCCGAAACTCCTACCCCACCGAAGCACTCTCGGTTGCTTGACCTGTTGCGCGCCTGA
- a CDS encoding DsbA family protein, with protein sequence MKFRLFPSLLVLTTIGGAFSAGLLLTKRSEPFRPINITGQPTLGEADAPVQVVVFEDFKCPFCARYEHDVFPQLKSRYIDTGKVRYSFVNLAFLGPDSITAAQAGECVNKQESRLFWDFVEKVYHHQGNETTIWATPDSLGELAATIPGIEVSELRSCLLQHTFAQDVTADQKLAEHHDVRGTPEIYVNGIRVTAKTTEGISNMIELALQSSYR encoded by the coding sequence GTGAAATTTCGGCTTTTCCCATCACTGCTGGTGCTGACAACAATTGGTGGTGCTTTCTCAGCTGGACTCTTGTTAACGAAGCGCAGTGAACCGTTTCGTCCAATTAACATTACAGGGCAACCCACACTTGGCGAGGCTGATGCACCTGTTCAGGTCGTGGTATTCGAGGATTTTAAGTGTCCTTTTTGCGCTAGGTATGAGCACGACGTTTTTCCACAACTGAAGTCGAGATACATAGATACAGGTAAAGTAAGATATAGCTTTGTCAATCTTGCCTTCCTTGGCCCCGACTCCATCACGGCGGCCCAAGCTGGTGAATGCGTTAACAAGCAAGAGTCACGACTCTTCTGGGATTTTGTCGAGAAGGTCTACCATCATCAGGGAAACGAAACGACGATTTGGGCCACACCAGACTCGCTTGGTGAACTAGCCGCCACCATTCCTGGGATCGAGGTTTCCGAGTTGCGGTCATGCTTATTGCAGCATACTTTTGCACAGGATGTAACGGCAGACCAGAAGCTGGCCGAGCATCATGATGTTAGAGGTACGCCGGAGATCTATGTGAATGGCATTCGAGTGACAGCCAAGACGACTGAAGGCATCAGCAACATGATCGAACTAGCACTGCAGAGCTCATACAGGTAG
- the nucS gene encoding endonuclease NucS, which produces MLREQLLSPTPVDLRAFLMRALRTRDCLVQVGGLAEVSYHGRAASTAEVGSYLVMIKRDGSLQIHAPKGVKPMNWQPKTDEITAVLEEEQCVLLASRRSPLELVRVTFLEAQVAQALELNEEAGFLLTGSEAQMQETLAAHPELIEPGLRVLNRELLVESGGIDLYAQDAQGRFVVVELKRGRATQDAVSQLGRYVSSVQRVVGLGVVRGILAAPSITGPARRELEGRGLEFVEVSALPWVEKAITQPSSFNRPQQPDGA; this is translated from the coding sequence ATGCTGCGTGAGCAACTGCTCTCCCCCACGCCCGTGGATTTACGGGCCTTCCTCATGCGTGCCCTCCGTACCCGGGATTGTCTGGTGCAGGTCGGCGGTCTGGCGGAAGTGAGCTACCACGGGCGGGCGGCGAGTACCGCTGAGGTGGGGTCGTACCTCGTCATGATCAAGCGGGACGGCAGCTTGCAGATTCATGCCCCAAAAGGCGTGAAGCCGATGAACTGGCAACCGAAGACCGATGAGATCACGGCGGTGTTGGAGGAAGAGCAGTGTGTGCTGTTGGCGTCACGCCGGAGTCCGCTCGAGCTGGTGCGGGTGACGTTCTTGGAAGCGCAAGTGGCGCAAGCGCTGGAGTTGAACGAAGAAGCCGGCTTCTTGCTGACCGGTTCTGAAGCGCAGATGCAGGAGACGCTGGCCGCGCATCCGGAACTGATCGAGCCGGGATTGCGCGTGTTGAACCGGGAGTTGCTGGTGGAATCGGGTGGTATTGACCTGTACGCGCAAGATGCTCAGGGCCGCTTTGTCGTGGTGGAATTAAAGCGGGGCCGCGCGACCCAGGATGCCGTGTCTCAACTCGGACGGTATGTCTCTTCCGTGCAGCGGGTGGTGGGTCTGGGGGTGGTGCGGGGAATTCTGGCCGCACCATCGATCACGGGGCCCGCAAGACGGGAGTTGGAAGGCCGGGGACTGGAGTTTGTGGAGGTCAGTGCTCTGCCCTGGGTGGAGAAGGCCATCACTCAGCCCAGCTCTTTTAATCGTCCCCAACAGCCGGATGGGGCGTGA
- a CDS encoding response regulator, with translation MTTWPLELGVEPGSARQVLVIEDNLQDALLLETAFDEVAPEVQVTRVGNGSAALGVLESGAGPWVVVLDLHLPGEESVKILQALRAQGGDALRVVCWSGYAHPSEVAVMCTHGADQYVEKPVDLLGFFALAERLSAL, from the coding sequence ATGACGACATGGCCGCTTGAGCTTGGCGTTGAGCCAGGCTCAGCGCGGCAGGTGCTGGTGATTGAGGACAACTTGCAGGACGCCCTCCTCTTGGAAACTGCTTTTGACGAGGTGGCGCCTGAGGTGCAGGTCACCCGAGTCGGGAATGGCTCAGCAGCATTGGGCGTGTTGGAGAGCGGCGCTGGGCCTTGGGTGGTGGTGCTTGACCTGCATTTACCGGGGGAAGAAAGTGTGAAGATCTTACAGGCACTCCGCGCTCAGGGCGGTGACGCGCTGCGAGTGGTGTGCTGGAGCGGTTATGCTCACCCGAGTGAGGTGGCGGTGATGTGTACGCACGGCGCTGATCAGTATGTGGAAAAACCTGTGGACTTGCTGGGCTTTTTCGCGTTGGCGGAACGCTTATCGGCTCTGTAG
- a CDS encoding CHAP domain-containing protein: MKHFQLAIPVLAALALASCNQTPLTAPEAAPNSNATSQVDIILLRQETAVVGQQIKVEVDAFDKAGRRIAVAAEDLVWESEDSTKLRIDGPGLITPLSNEAVNLRVRTANNSTYTTYLETAQSNPLSPMLSETPWLSGQAATGRNFSQLDSTWVGKTVNVQGNSCSTSTDAECGQCTAFAKAFGNQIGPTNTTGTWKLGTSVLTRGANPTLKAGVYAGDAVATFSGTSYYGHVALFNGYSASTMNVKDQNWGSYPLKISYHGISVKNRPNGVPTCNTTFSTDTSDACNFLKVTL; encoded by the coding sequence ATGAAACACTTCCAGCTTGCCATTCCCGTTCTGGCTGCTCTTGCTCTAGCGAGCTGTAACCAAACGCCACTGACAGCTCCTGAGGCAGCCCCAAATTCCAACGCCACGTCACAAGTGGACATAATTCTGCTTCGCCAAGAGACCGCTGTGGTAGGCCAGCAGATTAAAGTGGAAGTGGACGCCTTCGACAAAGCGGGCCGTCGCATTGCCGTTGCTGCTGAGGATTTGGTTTGGGAGAGCGAGGACTCCACGAAGCTGCGTATCGACGGTCCAGGACTCATCACGCCATTATCGAATGAGGCGGTCAACCTACGCGTCCGAACGGCGAACAACAGTACCTACACCACATACTTGGAGACTGCCCAGTCGAACCCTCTCTCGCCGATGTTGTCTGAAACCCCCTGGCTTTCCGGACAAGCAGCGACCGGCCGCAACTTCAGCCAGTTAGACAGCACGTGGGTGGGAAAGACGGTGAACGTGCAGGGCAACAGCTGCTCCACATCCACCGATGCTGAATGTGGGCAATGCACAGCTTTTGCAAAGGCTTTCGGCAATCAGATTGGGCCGACCAACACCACGGGCACTTGGAAGCTAGGTACATCCGTGTTGACACGTGGTGCCAACCCCACCCTGAAAGCTGGCGTCTACGCTGGTGATGCCGTAGCGACCTTCAGTGGCACAAGCTATTATGGGCACGTAGCGCTGTTCAATGGCTACAGTGCAAGCACCATGAATGTGAAGGATCAGAACTGGGGATCCTATCCCCTGAAGATCTCTTACCATGGTATTAGCGTCAAAAATCGACCAAATGGCGTACCCACCTGTAATACCACCTTCAGTACAGATACCTCGGATGCGTGCAACTTTCTTAAGGTCACCCTGTAA
- a CDS encoding helix-turn-helix domain-containing protein: MKKHLVRLAEAERTELRAFTRSGTRSAQAITRARLLLMADQQGESRNDADIAKALGITVPTVEVTRKRYVQHGLQAVLQRAPRQDKGIPQKVDGRVEAQLISLACSQTPNGESSWTLQMLSDELVRLQLVDSISRETVRKTLKKIRSGRT, encoded by the coding sequence ATGAAGAAGCATCTGGTCAGGCTGGCAGAGGCTGAACGGACGGAACTGCGGGCGTTCACGCGCAGTGGAACACGGAGCGCGCAGGCCATCACGCGGGCGCGACTGTTGCTGATGGCTGACCAACAGGGCGAATCCCGCAATGATGCCGACATCGCCAAGGCGCTGGGGATCACCGTGCCTACCGTGGAGGTCACGCGCAAACGGTACGTGCAGCACGGCCTGCAGGCCGTGCTGCAGCGGGCGCCACGCCAGGACAAGGGCATCCCGCAGAAAGTGGACGGGCGAGTAGAAGCCCAGCTGATCAGCCTGGCCTGCAGTCAGACACCGAACGGCGAGTCCAGTTGGACGCTGCAGATGCTGAGCGATGAGCTGGTCAGATTACAGCTCGTGGACAGCATCTCCCGCGAGACGGTGCGGAAAACGCTGAAAAAAATTCGCTCAGGCCGCACCTGA